GGGCCGTGATTCTTGGCGATCGGACCGCCCCATTCGCCGCTCTTGCGCGTGGCATAGCCGAGACCCGGAAAGCCCTCGCTCTGTGCCCAGCTGTTCATGTCGTCGAAGAACTTGCGGCTCTTTTCCGCCGTGCCTGGTGCCGGGATCGCGCGGACGACATCGCCACCCTCGACGATGCTGGCGAAGCGGCCGAAGCCCGAGCCGTCGAAATGGCTCGACACATCGGTGATCAGGATCGGGTTGCGCAGATCGGGCTTGTCGTTGCCGTATTTCAGCATCGATTCCTTGTAGGGAATGCGCTTGAACGGCAGCGCCGAGACGGTGCGGTTCTTGCCTTCCCAATCGGCGAATTCCTCGAACACGCCGTGCAACACGGGCTCGATCGCCGCGAACACGTCTTCCTGCGTGACATAGCTCATTTCGAAATCGAGCTGGTAGAATTCACCCGGCGAACGATCGGCGCGCGCATCCTCGTCGCGGAAACAGGGCGCGATCTGGAAATACTTGTCGAAACCGGCGACCATCAGCAGCTGCTTGAACATCTGCGGCGCCTGCGGAAGCGCATAGAATTTACCGGGATGGACGCGGCTGGGCACCAGATAGTCGCGCGCGCCCTCGGGGCTCGATGCGGTGAGGATCGGTGTCTGGAACTCGGTGAAGCCCTGATCGATCATCCGGCGGCGCAGCGACGAAATCACGTCTGAACGCAGCTTGATGTTCTTGTGCACCTTCTCGCGGCGCAGATCGAGATAGCGATAGCGCAGGCGGATATCCTCGGGGTATTCCGAGTCGCCGAACACCGGCATCGGCAGGTCCTGTGCCGCCGACTGGACTGCCACTTCGGCCGCGCGCACTTCGATCTCGCCTGTCGGCAGGTTCGGATTGACCGCTTCGGCGTCGCGCGCGACGACTTTGCCGGTCACCGTTACCACCGATTCGCTGCGCAGCGACTCGATCACCGCAAAGGCGGGGCCGTCGACTTCGGTGACGATCTGGGTCAGTCCGTAGTGGTCGCGCAGATCGATAAAGACCAGATCGCCATGATCGCGCTTGCGATGAACCCAGCCCGAAACGCGGACTTCTTCACCGACATTGGCGGCGGTCAGCGCCCCGCAATTGTGCGTACGATAGGGATGCATATCCTCGAACTCTGCTTTTTCCGCCATTTTGGTGGCCCGAACCCCGAATTCACCGCGCAAAAATAACGGTGGCGGAAGCCGGTGCCGGCCATACTGACGCTCAATTTGATACGAGCGGCGCGAATCCGCGTCGCATCGTCCTTTGTCAACCCGCGCAGAGCGGTCTAAAGGGCCCCGATGCACATTCATGGCCTGATCGAGGACTCTGCCGCCCTCGCCAATCTTTGTAACCGCTTCGCCAACAAACCCTTCGTCGCGGTCGACACCGAATTCATGCGTGAGAACAGCTACTGGCCCGAGCTGTGCCTCATCCAGATCGCTGATGACGAAGAGGCGGCCGCCGTCGATCCGATGGCGGACGGGCTCGATCTGACACCGTTGCTCCATCTGCTCACCGAGAATCAGGACGTGCTCAAGGTGTTCCATGCCGGCGGTCAGGATATCGAGATCGTCTACAATCTCACCGGCAAGACTCCGCACCCGCTGTTCGACACCCAGGTTGCGGCGATGGCGCTGGGGCAAGGCGAACAGATCGGCTATTCGAACCTTGTCGACAGCTATCTCGGCATTTCGATCGACAAGGGCGCGCGTTTCACCGACTGGAGCCGGCGCCCGCTCGACAAGCGCCAGATCGACTATGCGATCGCCGACGTCACGCATCTCTCGAAGATCTTTCCCAAGATGCTCGACAAACTGATGAAGACCGGCCGCGGCGCGTGGCTCGACGAGGAGATGGAGCGGCTTTCCAACCCGGAAAACTATCGCAACGATCCCGACGCCGCATGGCAGCGCGTGCGCATTCCCAGCCGCAAGGCCGATGTGCTCGGTCGGCTGAAGGCGCTGGCGCGCTGGCGCGAGCTTGAGGCGCAGAACAAGGATCTTCCGCGCGGCCGCATCGTCAAGGACGAGACGCTGGCCGATCTGGCGGGCAATCCTCCGCGCAAACAGGCCGATCTCGGCCGCGTGCGCGGGCTTTCGAGCGCCTGGTCGTCAAACGATATCGGCGGCCGGCTGGTCGCCGCGCTGGCCGATGCCAAGCCGCTGTCGAGCGAGGAAATGCCGTCGCGCGATTCGCGCAAGCCGGCCCTGGGCAAGGACGGCGCGCTGGTTGCCGACCTGCTCAAGCTGCTGCTCAAGATTCGCGCCAAGGAAATCAGCGTCGCTGCCCGCCTGCTCGCGCGCTCGGACGATCTCGAAGCGCTTGCGGCGGGACAACGGGAAGACCTCGCGATCCTACGCGGTTGGCGATACGAGCAATTCGGACGCGACGCGCTCGCACTGGTTGAAGGCCAGCTGGGCTTCACCGTGCGCAACGGCAAGCTCAAGATGACCCGTACCGAGGAAACAGAGGAGACCGCATGAAGCCGCATCTGCCGCTCGCCGTCCTGATGCTTGCCGCTGGTTGCGCCCCGGCGGATCCGGGCGAATCGCCTCCCCCCGCCTCTACCGCTTGCGGCGCAGAGCGCGTCCAGAACTATGTCGGCAAGCAAGTCGACGCTGTGCGCGCTCAAGCGATCGCGGAAAGCGGCGCGGAAATCCTGCGTGTCTATGCCGAGGGGGATCCGGTGACGATGGATTACCGCCCGGCACGGCTGAATCTGGTCACCGATGACGCAGGCGTTATCGTAACCGTGAAATGTGGGTGAGGAACTAGCCTAGGGGTAAGACAATGCGCGGATCGACAATTGCCGCAGCAGCGGTTGTACTGCTGGCCGCGGGAATATTCAGTCAGGGCGCATCGGCTGATGCGCCCCGTGGCATGAGCGATCCGGCACTGGAAGCGCGCGTGGCGGCGCTCGAGGCACGCGTGGCCCGACTTGAAGCTTCCCAGGCACACGGTTCGCGTCGGCAGACCGTGACGATCCGTGTCGATGAACAATGCGGCTTCACCAGTGCAAGCTGCCGGTTCAATGCCCGGCAGATCTGCGAGAATCTCGGCTATGAAAACTCGGTCGTGAGCCGCAGCGAGCAAATCGAACGGCGCTATTGGCTCAAGCGAGTGACGTGCGCGCCCTGACCGGCCGTCATTGACGCAATTCGGGTTCCACGCCCAGCGCTTCGGCCAGTGTCTTGTGCCGCCGTTCGACGCTGTCGCCATATAATGCGGCATCTTCCGGCGCGACCTTCACTGCCAGCCGTGCATTGCCGAGCTTTAGCGAGCAGCGGCGAAGCGCGCTTTCGGCACCGCCGCTGATGCGTTGGCCAAGGCGAATCGCGAGTCCCCATAGCTGCGCCCGGCGAAGCAGATCCGGCGAAGCCAGCTGCGGCAGCGGTTCGGGAGATTGCTGCCCCCCACCCAGCGCGGTGAACAACGCCTGGGCGAGTACCGCACGTCCGGTCGAATCGATCGCAACCCAGTTGCCGTGCAGCGCGGTGTCGAGCCCGCGCTCGGCACGGAATTCGGGATTGGCGCGCCAGCCGACATCCGCCAGCAGGCACGACACATGGCGCAGCCGCCGCAGATCGGGCGTCTCGTCGTCGAACAGCGGTTCGACCCACTGGTTGAGCAAGTCGCCGTGACCGGGAAAGCGTCCGAGCCGGTCGCCTTCCTCGCGCGCGGCGGCGATCAGCGGGTCTTCGCGCCGTGCCTCGGGCGATAATGTCGAAAACAACAGCCCCTCGCGCAGGCCATAGGCGGAAACGACGCTACGCGTGCTCTTCAAGTGCTTCAGCACCGATGTCAGCAAAGCCTGCGCATCGCCCAGCGTCGCGATACGTCCGCTGGAAAGACCGGCGACCGATTTCAGCTTGGCTTTCGAGACATGACTGACGGTGCGCCCCAGCCGTGCAATCCGCTCCGGCTCCATGACATATTGGTGGACGATCGGCAGCGGGAATTTCGACAGATGCATGTCGAGCCGCGCGACCGCGCGCCAGGAGCCGCCGACCAGATAGAATGGAAGCCCCTCCCCGCGCCCGAGCCAACCCGACTCGCGCAGCATCTTCGCCACCTTGCGATCGAGCGCGCCATGCCCCTTTGCGCGGATCGCCTGGATTCGCAGCACGCCCAGCGGAAAGGAGATGCGATCAGTGACGGCACCGGCCACGACGCGCACCAGCTCCAGACTGCCGCCGCCCAGGTCTCCGACGATCCCGTCCGCGTCGGGGATACCCGAAAGGACGCCCATGCCCGACGCCATTGCCTCTTCCAGGCCGGACAGCGTCTCGACCTGCAGCCCCACCGCCTTGGCGGCCTTGATCAGATCCTTTCCGTTGCTGGCATCGCGCACCGCCGCCGTCGCCACGGTGCGCAGATCGTGCACGCCCATTTCGCGCGCCAGCATTGCGAATCGTGCCAATGCACCACGTGCGAGTGCCAGCGAGGATTCCTCGATGGCACCGGTTTCGCCGAGCGACTTGCCCAGGCCGGCCATCACCTTTTCATTGAACAACACCGCCGGAAGCCGCGGGGGGCCGTCATAGACAACCAGCCGGATCGAATTTGAACCGATGTCGATGATCGCGCGACGCGTATCGACCGGATCGGTATCGGCGCGCGGCTTGCGGAAGAGCAGGGTCGCCACCGTTCAGTGCCCTCGCGCCGGGGCGCGCCGGCGACGGATCGTCAGTTTCGGTACGGTCTCGCCACCCGCCTCCAGCGCCGCCCCGCGCCCGGAAAGCGACGGGTTCGTCATGAAATAGCGATGCAAATTGAACGGCCGCGCGCCATCGGGGTGGATGCGGACATAGCTGCCGTCGGCCTGAAGCTCCCAGCTCTGCTCATTGTCGAGCAGATTGGCCACCATCACCTGATCGACGATCTGGTCGTGCACGGTCTTGTTGAGAATCGGCAGCATATATTCGACGCGCCGATCGAGATTGCGCGGCATCCAGTCCGCCGAGGAAATGAATACCTTGGCCGCATCGCTCGGCAGAGTCTTCCCGTTGCCGAACACCCAGATTCGGCTGTGCTCCAGGAAGCGCCCGACGATCGATTTGACTCGGATATTCTCCGACATGCCCTCGACTCCCGGGCGCAGGCAGCAAATGCCGCGAATGACGAGATCAACCTGAACGCCGGCATTGCTGGCGTCGTACAGCTTGTCGATGATCGCCGGGTCGACGAGCGAGTTCATTTTCGCCCACACCGCCCCGGGCTTCCCGGCACTCGCATTCGCGATTTCGCCGTCGATCAGCTCCATCAGCCGAGTGCGCAGCGTGCGTGGGCTGATGTCGATCAGTTCGAGCCCTTGCGGCTCAACATAGCCGGTGACGTAATTGAAGATCTGCGCTGCATCCCTTCCGATCCGGGCATCGGCGGTGAAGAAGCTCAGATCGGTGTAGATGCGTGCAGTGATCGGGTGATAATTGCCGGTGCCGAAATGGCAGTAGGTGCGATAGCCATTGCCTTCGCGGCGCACGACCATCGAAATCTTCGCGTGCGTCTTCCAGTCGATGAAGCCGTAGACCACCTGCACGCCCGCCCGTTCCAGCGCCGCGGCCCAGAGCAGGTTCTGCTCCTCGTCGAACCGTGCCTTGAGTTCGACCACTGCCGTCACCGATTTGCCGGCTTCGGCGGCGGCGATCAGCGCGTTGATTACCGCCGATTGCTTGCCCGCGCGATAGAGCGTCTGCTTGATCGCGACGACATCGGGATCCTGCGCCGCCTGTCGCAAGAATGCGAGGACGACGTCGAACGTTTCATAAGGGTGGTGGACGACGATGTCCTTGGCACGAATCGCCGCGAAGCAATCGCCGCCATATTCACGGATACGCTCGGGAAAACGAGGACTGTAGGGCGTGAACTTCAGGTCGGGCCGGTCCTCTTCGACCAGCGCCGAAAGGTCGCCGATACCCAGAAACTGCCCTTTCTCGGTCAGGATCGTGTCGCTGCCGCCCAGTTCCTCCTTCAGCGTCGCCTCCAGTTCGGAGGATATCCCGTTTTCCATCTCCAGGCGGATGACGCGACCGCGCCGCCGCCGTTTGATCGCGCTGCGGAAATAGAGGACCAGATCCTCGGCCTCTTCCTCCAACTCGATGTCACTGTCGCGCAGCACGCGGAACGAGGCGTGTTCCTTCACCGCGTAGCCGGGAAACAGCAGGTTCGAGAAACGCAGCAGCAGCGTTTCGACCATCACGTAGCGCGCGGTGTCCCCGGGAAGGCGAATGAACCGCGACATGGTGGTCGGCAGCAGCACCAGTTCGCGGATGGGCTCGCGGTCCGAACTTCGGATCAGGTCGAAGATGATGCTCGACCCGCGATTCGGGATGAACGGAAAGGGATGCGCGGGATCGAGTGCCTGCGGCGTCAGAATCGGAAAGATCTGCTCGCGGAAATGGCGTTCGAGCCATGCCGCGGTCTCGCCTTCGATCTCGTCGGCCTCGAGCACGGTAATCCCCGCCTCGGCGAGCTCCGGGCGCAGGCTTTGCCAGGTCGCCTGCTGGTTGGCGACAAGCTCCGTCCCTTCGGTGATGATCGCGGCAAGCTGCTGTCCCGGCGTCAGGCCGTCTGCCGAGCGCTGTTCGACATCCTGAAGCTGCTGCCCCTTGAGCCCGGCGACGCGGACCATGAAGAATTCGTCGAGATTCGAGCCCGAAATCGACAGGAAGCGAAGCCGCTCGAGCAACGGATGCGCGGAATTGGACGCTTCCTCCATCACCCGGCCGTTGAACGCGAGCCAGGAAAGCTCGCGATTGAAATAGCGTCCCTCGCCGCGATCGACCGCGAAAGGATCCTCGTCTTCGAAGCGGACATCGGCAGGTCGGTTCATGGGGTCTCGCTAACGGCTTCCGGTTCCGATCTGGGCAACAGCCCGGCCATTTCCAAGGTGGGCTTCGCCATCTGGATCGAAAGCCGCGCCGGGCCGCGCGATCCCGCTTCGTCCTCCAGTGCGTCCGCCACCCGGACCAGAGCCACATAGCTTCGTTCGACTCGACTGACGAGCCAGGGAACGAGATCAGGGGCCGGAATAAGCCTGCGCCGATCGAAAAAACGCCACAGCAATTGGCCCATCAGTGCGTCGTCGGGCGGATCGATGGCCAGGGTCGGTGTCGCCATCAGCCGCGAACGCAGATCGGGCAACCGGATTTCCCATTGCGGCGGCGGTACATCGGCGACGATCAGCAGCGGGTGGCGCGTCGCCTGGGCCCGGTTCCAGGCGTGGAATATGTCCGCTTCCGCCCAGAGTTCGGCATTGTCGATGATTTCGCCGCCGGCCTTTTCGGCAAATACCCGCGCGAGCAGGCTGCGCCCGGATTTACGCGGCCCCGTCAGCAGCGCCGCCATTACCGGCCAGGCTCCCCAGTGATCCAGCTGATGCACGGCGCGGGCATTGGCTTCACTCACCAGAAACTCCGCGTCGCGCGCCTCGGGCATTCCGAGCGGCAGGCGCAGTTGGGTCATTCCTCGCCCGTGCCGTCCGTCGGAGAAGGTTGCGGCGGGGGTGGCGGACTCTGGCTCGCCTTGCTGATCCGCAGCACACCCGGGCCCTGCTGCACGGTCCAGCCCCTGCCCTCCAGCTGGGAGCGCAACGATCCGATGCTCCCGTCATAGGTGACGCGCATCACCGATACCCCGCCCAGCGCAGTGCTGCTGGTCGTCACCGAACGCACGCCGGGGATTCCGCGAAGCGCACCTTCGGAGGCGAGGAACGCCGTCGAATCGGGCGTGTCGACTTGCACCGAGACCGCCGTCCCGGCCGCAACGGCCGGTGTATCGGCCGGCGCCGGACGCACTTCCTCGGGCGCTTCCTCGGGGGCTTCCTCCTCGGTTTTCGGTTCAGGAGGGCGGAAAGCGAGCAGCCGGTCGGTCTTAAGCTTGCCCGAATTGAGCGCGTCCTGATAGATTTGATCGATCCTGCGCACGCCGGCATCGAGCAATGCGTCGAGCGAACTCCCGTTGTTCACGCGCAGCGCGAATCGGCCGAGCGGGGCCCGGTCAGGCCCGTGGCTGGCAGTGAAAACCCCGGTAACCGGACCGCCGGGATATTCGCGGCGCAGATCGACTTCGGCGATCAGCACGTCGGCGGCGCCATAGGTATCGAGCACCTCGCGCCACCAACCGCGCCCCCGTCGCAACGTCTGCCCGGCGTTCATCAGCAGCGCGTCCGGCCCGGTGCCGCGCGGGCGAACATAGTCGATATTGCTGTTGCCGGAGCGAAACCGGCCCCATGCCTCCTGCCAGGCATTGTTCCGTTCGTACATGCGCCCGGCTCCGCCGGACCATTCGAGCGGCAGCAGCATCATCGGCGGCGAGCGCGTGACCTGAACCGAAACGCCCAGCAGCGCGCCGGCCTTGGCCCGGTCAAAGAGCACGCCCAGACGGGCGATGTAGCGATCCGGCCCGATATTCTCGCGCTCGACGATGATGCCGGTAACGATCGAATCGAGCGTCGAATCGGACAATCTGGCATTGCTGCTGCCTGCAAGCTGCTGCGCCAGCTTGGTCCAGCCCTTTCGCTGGGCGAGTCGCCACCCCGCCTGCCGCGCGCTTTCGGCGTCATCGCCGCGCACGTCGACTTCGATACCGCCGACCTCGAAACTGCCCGAGCTGTCAAAGCCGTTATTGGGCGTATTCTGCGCAACACCCATGCCCGCCACGCCGATCAGGGTCAGCGCAACGACGACGAGCAAGGCAGGAAAAAAGCGACGTACCATCATGCTGTGGCCCTTTTGGCGAAGCGGACGTGGAAATCCAAGCGCGATATCGCTACGCGCCGTCATCATGAGCGAACCCGATCGGGGCGAAGGCCCCTACACCTATGCCGATGCAGGCGTCTCCATTGCCGCCGGAAACGCCCTTGTCCGGGCGATCGCACCGCTTGCGCGGTCGACGAGAAGGCCAGGCGCGGATGCTGATCTCGGCGGATTCGGCGGACTTTTCGACCTGAAGGCCGCCGGCTTCACCGATCCGCTGCTGGTCGCGGCCAACGACGGTGTCGGAACCAAGCTCAAGCTCGCGATCGAGCAGGACCGGCATGACGGGGTGGGAATCGACCTCGTCGCCATGTGCGCGAACGACCTGATCGTGCAGGGCGCGGAACCCCTGTTCTTTCTCGACTATTATGCCAGCGGCAAGCTGGAGAGTGGGGTTGCCGAGCGCGTGATCGCGAGTATCGCCGATGGTTGCCGCCAGGCCGGCTGCGCGCTGATCGGCGGCGAAACGGCGGAAATGCCGGGCATGTACGCCGATGGCGACTATGATCTCGCCGGCTTCTGCGTCGGGGCGGTCGAACGTGACCGGCTGCTCGACGGATCGCAGGTGCGTCCGGGCGACACGATATTGGGACTCGCATCTTCGGGCATCCATTCGAACGGGTTTTCGCTGGTGCGCCGTCTTGCCGCCGACAAGGGCTGGAAGCTCGACCGCCCTGCCCTGTTCGATCAGGACAGGCTGCTGATCGACGCGCTGATGGCACCGACCCGGATCTACGTCAAAAGCCTGTTGCCGCTCCTGCGCGAGGGCCGGGTTCACGGGCTCGCCCACATCACCGGCGGCGGTCTACTCGAAAACATACCGCGTGTGCTGCCGAAGGACTGCCATGCGACAGTCGATGCCGGTCGCTGGGAACAGTCCCGGCTGATGGCGTTCCTGCAGGCGCAGGGAAATATCGAGCCCGAGGAAATGGCACGAACCTTCAATTGCGGAATCGGCATGGCAGTGATCGTTGCCCCCGAGGATGCCGACAGCGTAACCCGGGCGCTCCAGGCCGCGGGCGAAACGGTTCACGTCATCGGTGAAGTCACCGCCGATACGCGGGGCTGCACCGTGTCCGGGCCGGCGGGAAGCTGGAGTGCACGCAGCGCCTGGACCGCGACTCACCATGACTAGGCATCGCGTCGGCGTCCTCATTTCTGGGCGCGGGTCGAACATGGCGGCCTTGGTCGAGGCATCGCGCGAGCCGCAGTGCCCCTATCAAATCGTGCTGGTGGCGAGCGACAAACCCGAAGCCCCCGGGCTCGCCTGGGCCGCGGAACGGGGCGTAGCGACCTTCGCGAAATCACCCAAAGGGATACCCAAGGCCGAGTATGAGGCGGCGATCGACGCGGCGCTGCGCGAGGCGGGTGTCGAGGCGATCGCGCTGGCAGGCTATATGCGGCTCCTGTCAGACGATTTCGTCGGCAAATGGCGCGGACGAGTGATCAACATCCATCCTTCGCTGCTGCCCAAATACAAGGGGCTCGACACCCATGCCCG
This genomic interval from Sphingosinithalassobacter tenebrarum contains the following:
- the purN gene encoding phosphoribosylglycinamide formyltransferase, which translates into the protein MTRHRVGVLISGRGSNMAALVEASREPQCPYQIVLVASDKPEAPGLAWAAERGVATFAKSPKGIPKAEYEAAIDAALREAGVEAIALAGYMRLLSDDFVGKWRGRVINIHPSLLPKYKGLDTHARAIAAGDAVAGCSVHLVTEELDGGEVLGQAQVPILPGDTVDALAERVLAEEHKLYPRTLSAWLNRRKPVSAA
- the purM gene encoding phosphoribosylformylglycinamidine cyclo-ligase; this translates as MSEPDRGEGPYTYADAGVSIAAGNALVRAIAPLARSTRRPGADADLGGFGGLFDLKAAGFTDPLLVAANDGVGTKLKLAIEQDRHDGVGIDLVAMCANDLIVQGAEPLFFLDYYASGKLESGVAERVIASIADGCRQAGCALIGGETAEMPGMYADGDYDLAGFCVGAVERDRLLDGSQVRPGDTILGLASSGIHSNGFSLVRRLAADKGWKLDRPALFDQDRLLIDALMAPTRIYVKSLLPLLREGRVHGLAHITGGGLLENIPRVLPKDCHATVDAGRWEQSRLMAFLQAQGNIEPEEMARTFNCGIGMAVIVAPEDADSVTRALQAAGETVHVIGEVTADTRGCTVSGPAGSWSARSAWTATHHD
- a CDS encoding heavy-metal-associated domain-containing protein: MMVRRFFPALLVVVALTLIGVAGMGVAQNTPNNGFDSSGSFEVGGIEVDVRGDDAESARQAGWRLAQRKGWTKLAQQLAGSSNARLSDSTLDSIVTGIIVERENIGPDRYIARLGVLFDRAKAGALLGVSVQVTRSPPMMLLPLEWSGGAGRMYERNNAWQEAWGRFRSGNSNIDYVRPRGTGPDALLMNAGQTLRRGRGWWREVLDTYGAADVLIAEVDLRREYPGGPVTGVFTASHGPDRAPLGRFALRVNNGSSLDALLDAGVRRIDQIYQDALNSGKLKTDRLLAFRPPEPKTEEEAPEEAPEEVRPAPADTPAVAAGTAVSVQVDTPDSTAFLASEGALRGIPGVRSVTTSSTALGGVSVMRVTYDGSIGSLRSQLEGRGWTVQQGPGVLRISKASQSPPPPPQPSPTDGTGEE
- a CDS encoding Ppx/GppA family phosphatase translates to MATLLFRKPRADTDPVDTRRAIIDIGSNSIRLVVYDGPPRLPAVLFNEKVMAGLGKSLGETGAIEESSLALARGALARFAMLAREMGVHDLRTVATAAVRDASNGKDLIKAAKAVGLQVETLSGLEEAMASGMGVLSGIPDADGIVGDLGGGSLELVRVVAGAVTDRISFPLGVLRIQAIRAKGHGALDRKVAKMLRESGWLGRGEGLPFYLVGGSWRAVARLDMHLSKFPLPIVHQYVMEPERIARLGRTVSHVSKAKLKSVAGLSSGRIATLGDAQALLTSVLKHLKSTRSVVSAYGLREGLLFSTLSPEARREDPLIAAAREEGDRLGRFPGHGDLLNQWVEPLFDDETPDLRRLRHVSCLLADVGWRANPEFRAERGLDTALHGNWVAIDSTGRAVLAQALFTALGGGQQSPEPLPQLASPDLLRRAQLWGLAIRLGQRISGGAESALRRCSLKLGNARLAVKVAPEDAALYGDSVERRHKTLAEALGVEPELRQ
- a CDS encoding I78 family peptidase inhibitor → MKPHLPLAVLMLAAGCAPADPGESPPPASTACGAERVQNYVGKQVDAVRAQAIAESGAEILRVYAEGDPVTMDYRPARLNLVTDDAGVIVTVKCG
- the aspS gene encoding aspartate--tRNA ligase, coding for MHPYRTHNCGALTAANVGEEVRVSGWVHRKRDHGDLVFIDLRDHYGLTQIVTEVDGPAFAVIESLRSESVVTVTGKVVARDAEAVNPNLPTGEIEVRAAEVAVQSAAQDLPMPVFGDSEYPEDIRLRYRYLDLRREKVHKNIKLRSDVISSLRRRMIDQGFTEFQTPILTASSPEGARDYLVPSRVHPGKFYALPQAPQMFKQLLMVAGFDKYFQIAPCFRDEDARADRSPGEFYQLDFEMSYVTQEDVFAAIEPVLHGVFEEFADWEGKNRTVSALPFKRIPYKESMLKYGNDKPDLRNPILITDVSSHFDGSGFGRFASIVEGGDVVRAIPAPGTAEKSRKFFDDMNSWAQSEGFPGLGYATRKSGEWGGPIAKNHGPDKMDKLADELGLGPDDGLFFAAGKEAQAAKLAGLARTRVAEQLELIDESRFEFCWIVDFPMFEYDEDAKKVDFSHNPFSMPQGEMEALETKDPLDILAWQYDIVCNGVELSSGAIRNHRPDIMYKAFEIAGYSQADVDTNFAGMINAFKYGAPPHGGSAPGVDRIVMLLADEPNIREVIAFPMTQRAEDLMMGAPSEVSDKQLKELHIRLAPAVAAEKAKKDTAEVVSPDAG
- a CDS encoding P-loop NTPase family protein, whose amino-acid sequence is MTQLRLPLGMPEARDAEFLVSEANARAVHQLDHWGAWPVMAALLTGPRKSGRSLLARVFAEKAGGEIIDNAELWAEADIFHAWNRAQATRHPLLIVADVPPPQWEIRLPDLRSRLMATPTLAIDPPDDALMGQLLWRFFDRRRLIPAPDLVPWLVSRVERSYVALVRVADALEDEAGSRGPARLSIQMAKPTLEMAGLLPRSEPEAVSETP
- a CDS encoding RNA degradosome polyphosphate kinase → MNRPADVRFEDEDPFAVDRGEGRYFNRELSWLAFNGRVMEEASNSAHPLLERLRFLSISGSNLDEFFMVRVAGLKGQQLQDVEQRSADGLTPGQQLAAIITEGTELVANQQATWQSLRPELAEAGITVLEADEIEGETAAWLERHFREQIFPILTPQALDPAHPFPFIPNRGSSIIFDLIRSSDREPIRELVLLPTTMSRFIRLPGDTARYVMVETLLLRFSNLLFPGYAVKEHASFRVLRDSDIELEEEAEDLVLYFRSAIKRRRRGRVIRLEMENGISSELEATLKEELGGSDTILTEKGQFLGIGDLSALVEEDRPDLKFTPYSPRFPERIREYGGDCFAAIRAKDIVVHHPYETFDVVLAFLRQAAQDPDVVAIKQTLYRAGKQSAVINALIAAAEAGKSVTAVVELKARFDEEQNLLWAAALERAGVQVVYGFIDWKTHAKISMVVRREGNGYRTYCHFGTGNYHPITARIYTDLSFFTADARIGRDAAQIFNYVTGYVEPQGLELIDISPRTLRTRLMELIDGEIANASAGKPGAVWAKMNSLVDPAIIDKLYDASNAGVQVDLVIRGICCLRPGVEGMSENIRVKSIVGRFLEHSRIWVFGNGKTLPSDAAKVFISSADWMPRNLDRRVEYMLPILNKTVHDQIVDQVMVANLLDNEQSWELQADGSYVRIHPDGARPFNLHRYFMTNPSLSGRGAALEAGGETVPKLTIRRRRAPARGH
- the rnd gene encoding ribonuclease D → MHIHGLIEDSAALANLCNRFANKPFVAVDTEFMRENSYWPELCLIQIADDEEAAAVDPMADGLDLTPLLHLLTENQDVLKVFHAGGQDIEIVYNLTGKTPHPLFDTQVAAMALGQGEQIGYSNLVDSYLGISIDKGARFTDWSRRPLDKRQIDYAIADVTHLSKIFPKMLDKLMKTGRGAWLDEEMERLSNPENYRNDPDAAWQRVRIPSRKADVLGRLKALARWRELEAQNKDLPRGRIVKDETLADLAGNPPRKQADLGRVRGLSSAWSSNDIGGRLVAALADAKPLSSEEMPSRDSRKPALGKDGALVADLLKLLLKIRAKEISVAARLLARSDDLEALAAGQREDLAILRGWRYEQFGRDALALVEGQLGFTVRNGKLKMTRTEETEETA